A genomic region of Exiguobacterium sp. Helios contains the following coding sequences:
- a CDS encoding peptide ABC transporter substrate-binding protein, with amino-acid sequence MNKKTVGLALSVMLAGSVVLAGCSTTGDGDKDAGSSKGKKVLRLTDTSDITTVDPAQATDAVAFNMIGNTMEGLYRLDKDGKAIPALAEKTDISSDNLTYTFTLRDSKWSDGTPVKAQDFEFAWKRAVDPKTASGYAYIFDTVKNGADVSQGKKPVDELGVKAIDDKTLEVKLERPAPYFLSLTSFGTYTPISEDFYNKNKKDFSLKPDKLLYNGPFVWTSWKTDSKRILTKNENYWDKDAVKLDEVSISVVKDNSTVVNLYDTDEIDYAGLTSEQVATYESKPEFKTALRSSIAYLKFNNEDATMKNVNARKAIARAIDPKGITDTLLANGSIPTTSFIPKEFIKDDAGKDYTSDINWFDRDAKEAADLWKKANGDKKATIELLSFDSEDAKKISEYMKGQIEKNLPNVTVAIKQQPFKNKLDLEAKGDYQMSYALWGPDYQDPMSNLSIFESTNSQNDVKYKSSAYDKLLNAANEESDVAKRLDLFKQAESQLIEKDQAIAPIYQAGAAFLSRPTVKDFNRQVFGADFQYKYVDVK; translated from the coding sequence ATGAATAAAAAAACAGTCGGTCTCGCGTTATCAGTTATGCTTGCAGGAAGCGTTGTACTTGCAGGTTGTTCAACAACAGGTGACGGAGATAAAGATGCAGGTTCTTCTAAAGGCAAAAAAGTTTTACGATTAACGGATACTTCTGATATTACGACGGTCGATCCGGCACAAGCAACAGATGCAGTTGCGTTCAACATGATCGGAAACACGATGGAAGGTCTTTACCGGTTAGACAAAGACGGGAAAGCGATTCCGGCACTTGCTGAAAAAACAGATATCTCAAGTGATAACCTCACATATACGTTTACGCTTCGTGATTCTAAATGGTCAGATGGTACACCAGTCAAAGCACAGGATTTTGAATTTGCATGGAAACGTGCCGTCGATCCAAAAACAGCTTCCGGTTATGCATACATCTTTGATACGGTCAAAAATGGTGCTGATGTCTCACAAGGAAAAAAACCAGTCGACGAGCTAGGTGTCAAAGCGATTGACGACAAGACACTTGAAGTTAAACTCGAACGTCCGGCACCATACTTCCTTTCACTCACATCATTCGGAACTTATACGCCAATCAGCGAAGATTTCTATAACAAAAACAAAAAAGACTTCTCGCTTAAACCGGATAAACTTCTTTACAACGGTCCTTTCGTTTGGACATCTTGGAAAACGGATTCAAAACGTATTCTGACGAAAAACGAAAACTATTGGGATAAAGATGCCGTTAAACTCGATGAGGTCTCGATCAGTGTCGTTAAAGATAACTCTACCGTTGTAAACCTGTATGATACGGACGAAATCGATTATGCCGGCCTCACGTCAGAGCAAGTTGCGACATATGAATCAAAACCTGAATTCAAGACCGCACTCCGTTCATCGATTGCTTACTTGAAGTTCAACAATGAAGACGCCACAATGAAAAACGTCAATGCGCGTAAAGCGATCGCACGGGCAATCGATCCAAAAGGGATCACGGATACGTTACTTGCGAACGGTTCGATTCCGACTACAAGCTTCATTCCGAAAGAATTCATCAAAGATGACGCAGGTAAAGACTATACAAGCGACATCAATTGGTTCGACCGGGATGCGAAAGAAGCAGCTGATCTTTGGAAAAAAGCAAACGGTGATAAGAAAGCAACGATTGAACTCTTGTCATTCGATAGCGAAGACGCGAAGAAAATCAGTGAATACATGAAGGGACAGATTGAGAAAAACCTTCCGAATGTCACTGTTGCGATCAAACAACAACCGTTCAAAAATAAACTGGATTTAGAAGCAAAAGGCGATTACCAAATGTCTTATGCGCTTTGGGGTCCGGACTATCAAGATCCAATGTCGAACTTATCGATCTTTGAATCGACAAACAGTCAAAATGACGTCAAATACAAATCGTCTGCCTACGATAAATTGTTGAACGCTGCCAACGAAGAATCAGATGTCGCAAAACGTCTTGATCTCTTTAAACAAGCAGAGTCACAATTGATCGAAAAAGACCAAGCGATCGCACCGATTTATCAAGCGGGTGCTGCATTCCTGAGTCGTCCGACGGTCAAAGACTTTAACCGTCAAGTTTTTGGTGCTGACTTCCAGTACAAATATGTTGATGTGAAGTAA
- a CDS encoding DUF3899 domain-containing protein — translation MSAKLLRPLLIALILTTVYTIWAVATDATHSFVYHLSGGLFIAGFLLLAIGFFSNMSANGFFKGITAGFKKQREAKLREVDGDYYEDEDEESELLEAKQKRASNRTVPYLSSGFICIVVSLLLSFI, via the coding sequence ATGTCTGCTAAACTATTACGCCCGCTTCTGATTGCTTTGATTTTAACAACTGTCTACACGATTTGGGCCGTCGCCACCGACGCTACCCATTCATTTGTTTATCACTTGTCAGGCGGCTTGTTCATTGCCGGCTTCCTGTTACTTGCTATCGGATTCTTCTCCAATATGTCTGCCAATGGATTTTTTAAAGGCATCACTGCAGGCTTTAAAAAGCAACGGGAAGCGAAGTTACGGGAAGTCGATGGGGATTATTACGAGGACGAGGATGAAGAAAGTGAACTTTTAGAAGCAAAACAAAAGCGGGCTTCTAACCGGACGGTTCCTTATCTCTCGAGTGGTTTTATTTGTATCGTCGTCTCTTTACTCTTATCGTTCATTTGA